From a single Coriobacteriaceae bacterium genomic region:
- a CDS encoding response regulator transcription factor: protein MSEKSALFMARTTRFHEFARSLTTTLGVEVSLATPDSPTAAHDFDLLILDSDGIRSDRIDQIAKWLDDRGGVPMLVIVDDEALGTLRLPNHAHADFVCPTATPNELKARAQRLMGEEETVTADDVLNIDNLEINLATYQVTLDNEPIDLTLMEYSLLSFLATHSNRAYSREVLLHRVWGFEYCGGTRTVDVHIRRIRSKVGPQIAAHITTVRGVGYLFKD from the coding sequence ATGTCCGAAAAGAGTGCCCTGTTCATGGCGCGCACGACGCGCTTCCACGAGTTTGCCCGCAGCCTGACGACCACCCTGGGTGTCGAGGTGAGCCTTGCCACCCCCGATTCGCCGACTGCGGCGCACGACTTTGACCTGCTGATTCTCGATTCCGACGGCATCCGCAGCGACCGTATCGATCAGATTGCCAAGTGGCTCGACGATCGTGGCGGCGTTCCCATGTTGGTGATCGTCGACGACGAGGCACTCGGCACCCTGCGCCTGCCGAATCACGCGCATGCCGACTTCGTATGTCCCACGGCGACGCCCAACGAGCTCAAGGCTCGTGCGCAGCGCCTCATGGGCGAGGAGGAGACTGTCACCGCCGACGATGTGCTCAACATCGATAACCTCGAGATCAACCTGGCTACCTACCAGGTGACGCTCGATAACGAGCCCATCGACCTGACGCTGATGGAGTACTCGCTGCTGAGCTTTTTGGCCACGCACTCCAACCGCGCCTACAGCCGCGAGGTGCTGCTGCACCGCGTGTGGGGCTTTGAGTACTGCGGCGGCACGCGCACCGTCGACGTACACATTCGACGCATCCGCTCCAAGGTGGGCCCGCAGATCGCGGCACACATCACCACCGTCCGCGGCGTGGGCTATCTGTTTAAGGACTAG
- a CDS encoding glutamine synthetase family protein, whose translation MNQQNIDYVLRSVEQRDIRFVRLWFVDILGRLKNFAISPEDLEVAFEEGIGFDGSAIEGFATPEEADMLAFPDASTFQILPWRPSHNGVARVFCDVCTPDRKPFAGDPRDALRRMFRKAEKAGYLLNVGAELEYYYFPDEHTPEPLDNVGYFVLSVSDAARDLRRNTVLTLEKMSVPVEYTFHAAGRSQHGMSLRHAEALSMSDAITTAKLIIKQQAYESGCHASFMPKPLAGEDGSAMFLCQSLFDHDGNNVFWGEDDEKYHLSDIAKHYMAGILAHAREISAITNPTVNSYKRITTGGDSVPQYATWGLRNRASMVRIPVYKPGKQLSTRIELRSPDPMANPYLVNAVTLAAGLDGIERKLELPPEATAETLKLTDRQMVEAGYAPLPRSLKEALDVFEDSQFMKDALGEHIHSFFLKKKRDEWHKFESTITEWEIKHYLANS comes from the coding sequence ATGAACCAGCAGAACATCGATTACGTACTCCGCTCTGTAGAGCAGCGTGACATCCGCTTTGTGCGTCTGTGGTTTGTCGACATTCTCGGTCGCCTCAAGAACTTTGCCATTAGCCCCGAGGACCTCGAGGTCGCTTTTGAGGAGGGTATTGGCTTTGACGGCTCCGCCATCGAGGGTTTTGCCACGCCCGAGGAAGCCGACATGCTGGCGTTCCCAGACGCTTCGACCTTCCAGATCCTGCCGTGGCGCCCGAGCCACAACGGCGTCGCACGCGTGTTCTGCGACGTGTGCACTCCCGATCGCAAGCCATTTGCCGGCGACCCGCGCGATGCCCTGCGCCGCATGTTCCGCAAGGCCGAGAAGGCTGGCTATCTGCTCAACGTGGGTGCCGAGCTGGAGTATTACTACTTCCCCGACGAGCACACCCCCGAGCCGCTCGACAACGTGGGCTACTTCGTTCTTTCGGTGAGCGATGCCGCCCGCGACCTGCGTCGCAACACGGTTCTCACGCTCGAGAAGATGTCCGTGCCCGTGGAGTACACCTTCCACGCCGCCGGCCGCTCACAGCATGGCATGAGCCTGCGTCACGCCGAGGCCCTGAGCATGTCCGACGCCATCACCACGGCCAAACTCATCATTAAGCAACAGGCCTACGAGAGCGGTTGCCACGCCTCCTTTATGCCCAAGCCGTTGGCGGGCGAGGACGGCAGTGCCATGTTCCTGTGCCAGTCGCTGTTCGACCATGACGGCAACAACGTCTTTTGGGGCGAGGACGACGAGAAGTACCACCTCTCCGATATCGCCAAGCACTACATGGCCGGCATCTTGGCGCACGCGCGCGAGATCAGCGCCATCACCAACCCCACGGTCAACTCGTACAAGCGCATCACCACGGGTGGCGACTCCGTGCCGCAGTACGCCACGTGGGGCCTGCGCAACCGCGCGAGCATGGTCCGCATTCCGGTCTACAAGCCCGGCAAGCAGCTGTCCACGCGCATCGAGCTGCGCAGTCCCGATCCCATGGCCAATCCGTACCTGGTCAACGCCGTTACGCTGGCGGCTGGTCTGGATGGCATCGAGCGCAAGCTGGAGCTCCCGCCCGAGGCCACGGCCGAGACGCTCAAGCTTACCGACCGTCAGATGGTCGAGGCCGGCTACGCGCCGCTGCCGCGCTCGCTCAAAGAGGCGCTCGACGTGTTCGAGGACTCGCAGTTTATGAAGGATGCCCTCGGCGAGCACATCCACAGCTTCTTCCTCAAAAAGAAGCGCGACGAGTGGCATAAGTTCGAGTCTACGATCACCGAGTGGGAGATCAAGCACTATCTGGCGAACTCCTAA
- a CDS encoding LacI family DNA-binding transcriptional regulator, whose product MAHMRIKDIAAEAGVSPATVSRYLNNRPGQMTEETRARIAEVIERTGYRPRAAARNLRSSRTNLIGVILADIANPFSSAMLEGLSASAAARGCSLMTAISGNDPAKEAESLTRLIDAGVDGLVVNTCGGNDGAIAAAAGRLPVVLLDRDIEDGGIDLVTSNNRELVAGLVDELTAAGSERLCLLTEASDDSPVRRERAEAFTDELSRRGLAGEVVTLADGGAEGISRLDEAIRDYAGKKLGLIAVNGLVFLRLTEALAQLGPSLPVGLKIATFDDYPWNHVLFGGVTTAAQDTLAIAERVVERLSERIDIVATTVGEAARLAPKHIEIPGHIESRASTSR is encoded by the coding sequence ATGGCGCATATGAGAATCAAGGACATTGCCGCCGAGGCGGGCGTGAGCCCGGCCACCGTTTCGCGCTACCTCAACAACCGCCCTGGGCAGATGACCGAGGAGACTCGCGCCCGCATCGCCGAGGTCATCGAGCGCACGGGCTATCGTCCCCGTGCCGCCGCGCGCAACCTGCGCAGCTCGCGCACCAACCTCATCGGCGTGATTCTGGCCGACATCGCCAACCCGTTCTCGAGCGCCATGCTCGAGGGCCTTTCCGCCAGCGCCGCCGCACGCGGCTGCTCGCTCATGACGGCCATTAGCGGCAACGACCCCGCCAAGGAGGCCGAATCGCTTACCAGACTTATCGATGCGGGTGTGGACGGCCTGGTCGTCAACACCTGCGGCGGCAACGACGGGGCGATCGCCGCGGCTGCGGGACGCCTGCCGGTTGTCCTCCTCGACCGCGACATCGAGGACGGCGGCATCGATCTGGTGACGTCTAACAACCGCGAGCTGGTCGCCGGGCTGGTGGACGAGCTCACCGCGGCTGGCAGTGAGCGCCTGTGCCTGCTCACCGAGGCAAGCGACGACAGCCCCGTCCGTCGCGAGCGTGCCGAGGCCTTTACCGATGAGCTCTCGCGTCGCGGTCTTGCCGGCGAGGTCGTCACGCTGGCCGACGGCGGCGCTGAGGGCATCAGCCGTCTGGACGAGGCCATTCGCGATTATGCGGGTAAAAAGCTCGGCCTTATCGCCGTAAACGGCTTGGTCTTCTTGCGCCTGACCGAGGCGCTGGCCCAGCTTGGCCCCTCGCTGCCGGTGGGTCTTAAGATCGCGACGTTCGACGACTATCCCTGGAACCACGTGCTCTTTGGCGGCGTGACCACGGCCGCGCAGGACACCCTGGCGATTGCCGAGCGCGTGGTCGAGCGCCTGTCCGAGCGCATCGACATCGTCGCCACCACGGTGGGCGAGGCCGCAAGGCTCGCGCCCAAGCACATCGAGATCCCCGGCCACATCGAGTCCCGAGCCTCCACTTCGCGCTAG
- a CDS encoding sugar kinase, whose amino-acid sequence MGKTVLTFGEIMMRLSPKDHLRIEQATEFDVRYGGAEANTALSLAYQGDKAAYVSVVPANRLGECALRSLKVYDVDTTRVVRQGDRLGSYVFEVGASQRGNGCVYDRKYSAINMAKRDVFDWDEILKGIDVFYFSGVTPAVSDEMAAACKDALTACRAKGITTVCDVNYRGKMWSPEKSQATMKELLPLVDICIANDEDAPAGLGMTCVSGSLAHGIEERDTYVEMARQICAEYGCKKVASVVRNISCVERSIWMGMLYDAESGEHWFSPAHDVHVLEGVAAGDAFNAGLVHALINDFDPQDAVNYAIAASILKLTIKGDSNLVTSDEIAAVANAADGGTRVAR is encoded by the coding sequence ATGGGTAAAACGGTTCTTACCTTCGGCGAGATCATGATGAGGCTCTCGCCCAAAGATCACCTGCGTATTGAGCAGGCCACCGAGTTCGACGTCCGCTACGGCGGCGCCGAGGCAAACACCGCGCTTTCCCTGGCCTATCAGGGCGACAAGGCCGCTTACGTTTCCGTCGTTCCGGCCAACCGCCTGGGCGAGTGCGCTCTTCGCTCGCTGAAGGTCTACGACGTCGACACCACGCGCGTCGTGCGTCAGGGCGACCGTCTTGGCTCCTATGTGTTTGAGGTCGGTGCCTCGCAGCGCGGCAACGGCTGCGTCTACGACCGCAAGTACTCCGCCATCAACATGGCCAAGCGTGACGTCTTTGACTGGGACGAGATCCTCAAGGGCATCGACGTCTTCTACTTCTCTGGCGTGACGCCCGCCGTCTCCGACGAGATGGCTGCCGCCTGCAAGGACGCTCTCACCGCCTGCCGTGCCAAGGGCATCACCACCGTGTGCGACGTTAACTACCGCGGCAAGATGTGGTCTCCCGAGAAGTCGCAGGCAACCATGAAGGAGCTTCTGCCGCTCGTTGACATCTGCATCGCCAACGACGAGGACGCACCTGCCGGCCTCGGCATGACCTGCGTCTCCGGCTCCCTTGCCCACGGCATCGAGGAGCGCGACACCTACGTCGAGATGGCCCGTCAGATCTGCGCCGAGTACGGCTGCAAGAAGGTCGCCTCGGTCGTCCGCAACATCTCCTGCGTCGAGCGCTCCATCTGGATGGGCATGCTCTATGACGCCGAGAGCGGCGAGCACTGGTTCTCCCCTGCTCACGATGTGCACGTACTCGAGGGCGTTGCTGCCGGCGACGCTTTTAACGCCGGCCTCGTCCATGCCCTCATCAACGACTTCGACCCGCAGGACGCCGTCAACTACGCCATCGCGGCCTCGATCCTCAAGCTCACCATCAAGGGCGATTCCAACCTGGTGACCTCCGACGAGATCGCCGCCGTGGCCAACGCCGCCGACGGTGGCACCCGCGTCGCCCGTTAA